One genomic segment of Melospiza georgiana isolate bMelGeo1 chromosome 21, bMelGeo1.pri, whole genome shotgun sequence includes these proteins:
- the SOX9 gene encoding transcription factor SOX-9, which produces MNLLDPFMKMTEEQDKCISDAPSPTMSDDSAGSPCPSGSGSDTENTRPQENTFPKGDPDLKKENDEDKFPVCIREAVSQVLKGYDWTLVPMPVRVNGSSKNKPHVKRPMNAFMVWAQAARRKLADQYPHLHNAELSKTLGKLWRLLNESEKRPFVEEAERLRVQHKKDHPDYKYQPRRRKSVKNGQAEQEEGAEQTHISPNAIFKALQADSPQSSSSISEVHSPGEHSGQSQGPPTPPTTPKTDTQPGKQDLKREGRALGEGGRQPPHIDFRDVDIGELSSDVISNIETFDVNEFDQYLPPNGHPGQVTYTGTYGISAAAGVWMSKQQQQPQAAAQIPALSAEQGPQQQQQQQQQQQRTHIKTEQLSPSHYSEQQQHSPQQQQQQQLSYSSFNLQHYSSSYPSISRAQYEYGEHQGSSSGSYYSHAGQGAGIYSTFSYMSPTQRPMYTPIADSAGVPSIPQTHSPQHWEQPVYTQLTRP; this is translated from the exons ATGAATCTCCTCGACCCTTTCATGAAAATGACAGAAGAACAGGACAAATGTATCTCCGacgcccccagccccaccatgTCGGATGACTCCGCCggctccccctgcccctctggATCCGGCTCGGACACGGAGAACACCAGACCCCAAGAGAACACCTTCCCCAAGGGCGACCCGGACCTGAAGAAGGAGAACGACGAGGACAAGTTCCCGGTGTGCATCCGGGAGGCGGTGAGCCAGGTGCTCAAGGGCTACGACTGGACCCTGGTGCCGATGCCGGTGCGGGTGAACGGCTCGAGCAAGAACAAACCGCACGTCAAGAGACCCATGAACGCCTTCATGGTGTGGGCGCAGGCGGCCCGCAGGAAGCTGGCGGATCAATACCCGCATCTGCACAACGCCGAGCTCAGCAAGACCCTGGGCAAGCTCTGGAG gCTGCTGAACGAGAGCGAGAAGCGCCCGTTCGTGGAGGAGGCCGAGCGGCTGCGGGTGCAGCACAAGAAGGACCACCCCGACTACAAGTACCAGCCCCGGCGGAGGAAGTCGGTGAAGAACGGGCAGGCGGAGCAGGAGGAGGGCGCGGAGCAGACCCACATCTCCCCCAACGCCATCTTCAAGGCGCTGCAGGCGGACTCGCCCCAGTCCTCCTCCAGCATCAGCGAGGTGCACTCGCCCGGGGAGCACTCGG ggCAGTCGCAGGGGCCCCCCACGCCCCCCACCACCCCCAAGACGGACACACAGCCGGGCAAGCAGGACCTGAAGCGCGAGGGCCGCGCGCTGGGCGAGGGCGGCCGGCAGCCGCCGCACATCGACTTCCGCGACGTGGACATCGGCGAGCTCAGCAGCGACGTCATCTCCAACATCGAGACCTTCGACGTCAACGAGTTCGACCAGTACCTGCCCCCCAACGGGCACCCCGGCCAGGTCACCTACACGGGCACCTACGGCATCAGCGCCGCCGCGGGGGTCTGGAtgtccaagcagcagcagcagccgcaaGCGGCGGCGCAGATCCCGGCGCTGAGCGCCGAGCagggcccccagcagcagcaacagcaacaacagcagcagcaaaggacCCACATCAAGACggagcagctgagccccagccacTACagcgagcagcagcagcactccccgcaacagcagcagcagcaacagctgaGCTACAGCTCCTTCAACCTGCAGCACTACAGCTCGTCCTACCCCAGCATCAGCCGCGCGCAGTACGAGTACGGCGAGCACCAGGGCTCCTCCTCGGGCTCCTACTACAGCCACgccgggcagggagcagggatttACTCCACCTTCAGCTACATGAGCCCCACGCAGCGCCCCATGTACACCCCCATCGCCGACAGCGCCGGCGTGCCCTCCATCCCGCAGACGCACAGCccgcagcactgggagcagcccgTCTACACGCAGCTCACCCGGCCCTAA